From a single Gracilimonas sp. genomic region:
- a CDS encoding aspartate carbamoyltransferase catalytic subunit → MDKPSGEYPFKQKHLLGLTDYSADDIRYVLEQAKYFREILDRPVPKVPTLRDKTIVNLFYENSTRTRLSFELAQKRMGADVVNFSTSSSSTKKGESLKDTIRNISSMKIDMVVVRHESPGVPHFLTKCVDAAILNAGDGAHEHPTQALLDMFTMQTIHPDLTGKKIAIIGDIAHSRVVRSNIIGLKKLGADVVLCGPKTLMPVFVRDMGVEVSYDLEETLAWCDIAMALRIQLERQGSGTEFFPSTREYHERFGIKLSHLEKYPEFKIMHPGPVNRGVEMESDVADSDRAVILDQVTNGVAVRMAILYLLSGGNRV, encoded by the coding sequence ATGGATAAACCTTCCGGAGAATATCCCTTCAAACAAAAGCACTTGCTGGGGCTTACCGACTACTCAGCAGATGACATCCGCTATGTATTGGAACAGGCCAAATATTTCAGAGAAATTTTAGATCGCCCGGTGCCTAAAGTGCCAACCCTTCGGGATAAGACTATTGTAAACCTGTTCTATGAAAACAGTACCCGAACCCGTCTTTCTTTTGAGCTTGCCCAAAAACGAATGGGTGCAGATGTGGTGAACTTCTCAACCAGTTCATCCAGCACCAAAAAGGGTGAGTCGCTAAAAGATACCATCCGCAACATCAGCTCCATGAAGATTGATATGGTTGTGGTTCGGCATGAGAGTCCGGGAGTGCCCCACTTTCTAACAAAGTGTGTGGATGCAGCAATATTGAATGCCGGGGACGGAGCTCACGAACATCCCACCCAGGCTTTGCTGGATATGTTCACCATGCAAACCATTCACCCCGATCTGACAGGCAAGAAAATTGCTATAATCGGGGATATCGCTCACAGCCGGGTGGTGAGGTCAAATATCATCGGACTGAAAAAATTGGGAGCCGATGTGGTTTTATGCGGGCCGAAAACACTGATGCCGGTATTTGTAAGAGACATGGGCGTTGAGGTTTCTTACGACCTGGAAGAAACCCTGGCCTGGTGTGACATAGCCATGGCCTTGCGCATACAGCTGGAGCGGCAGGGATCAGGTACGGAGTTTTTCCCGTCCACAAGAGAGTACCATGAGCGGTTTGGAATTAAACTTTCTCATCTGGAAAAATATCCCGAGTTTAAAATCATGCACCCCGGTCCTGTTAACCGCGGAGTGGAAATGGAAAGTGATGTCGCCGACAGCGACCGTGCGGTTATACTGGATCAGGTAACCAACGGAGTAGCGGTGCGGATGGCAATTTTATATTTATTAAGTGGTGGGAACCGAGTTTAA
- the pyrR gene encoding bifunctional pyr operon transcriptional regulator/uracil phosphoribosyltransferase PyrR — protein sequence MKKAQIMTAEDLDRIYLRFAHQFLEGYDDVGRLAIVGMQTRGVHMGKRIVEEIRKSFNTTIDFGVLDVTFYRDDYRSKLKMPEVKVTEIPFDLYDRDIVLVDDVLYTGRTVRSAMDALMAYGRPRSIKFCCMIDRGHRELPVAADYMGMYVPTYENEEVRVKVNELDGEDAVYVVEVEVTENG from the coding sequence TTGAAGAAAGCACAAATCATGACGGCCGAAGATCTGGATCGCATTTACCTGCGGTTTGCCCATCAATTTTTGGAAGGCTATGATGATGTTGGGCGCCTTGCCATAGTAGGAATGCAGACGCGCGGTGTCCACATGGGGAAACGCATCGTGGAAGAAATCAGGAAATCCTTCAATACAACCATCGATTTTGGGGTGCTGGATGTAACCTTTTACCGGGATGATTACCGCTCCAAACTGAAAATGCCCGAGGTTAAAGTCACCGAAATTCCCTTCGATTTATACGACCGTGACATTGTGTTGGTTGATGATGTGCTATACACGGGACGAACGGTACGCTCGGCAATGGATGCCCTCATGGCCTATGGACGCCCGAGAAGCATCAAGTTTTGCTGTATGATTGACCGCGGGCATCGGGAGCTGCCGGTAGCCGCAGACTATATGGGAATGTACGTTCCCACCTATGAAAACGAAGAAGTACGAGTAAAAGTAAATGAGTTAGACGGTGAAGATGCTGTGTATGTAGTAGAGGTGGAGGTAACTGAGAATGGATAA